The window CCTTGTGATTgtacacaatataaaaacaaaaacaggctcATCAAAAAATAGCTCCGTAGTGCTGCAAGTTGTCAAAAACGCCAGAGGGTACCTTTACAGAATCACATCtctaaaaagttttaaaaacaagcacTGTTATCTGTTTAAATGTTAGACATCCTTATTGAACAGAGCTGTTAAGACATTCATatcacaaaagcaaaaataattatatgtaaatatataatggTCTTTGCCTGTCTCTTCTCCATCCAGCTCTATTTACACAATAGCTTGCAAAGAAATTGCACTTGTGTGAAGCATCCCATGAGCAAAATTAAACTACACCTTCTGACAAGCTGTGACCATGAATAGTGTCCTGAATCTTTAGTTCTGATGTCTTCCTGATTGGGATGATATACCTCACTCTTCATCATTATGCTCGTGAAGCAGGCATATTCCACAGCTGAACCTCAAACAGGGGTATACCTGGGATTGATAATGATTGACACTTCATAAATCGGTCCTCCAATTAAGTAGCAGTTAAACAGTGTACACAATACATCAAAACCACCCAATCTCTAAAATAACTCAATCACCTTTACAAACACTAACACCACCAGTTAGAAATGTTCGTCTTTGATTTCAGCCTGCTGTAATGAACTATTTTTGAGCAAAATGAAGGTACATACCTGTTCCATTTTAAAGTATACAAAGTACACTGAAATTTTCAGGCTTTTCTTACCACTAACAGTTCAGCCTAATGAATATTCATTATTGAAAAAACCCctacaaacatttctttttttcatgttataactgaataaaatctaaatctgcTAGATGCAGCATACGATTAATGTTCATACTTTGGTTTTAAAGAATTAATATTCAGTTACAAGACATACAGCAACATTTCTAATAGGGTCACAAACTGCATACAGTCTATGACTTTCTTGCagaatcagtcattttttaaccCATAGTTTGTCCTGAATGTGTTTCTTGCTGTGTGGTTACATCATATTCAGCCCAGAGGAGTGGAGGAGCACTGATTACTTACTGGCAGAGCTCCAGTGCGAGTGCTGGGACACCCTGTACGCCTCCACACTCAGCTATGGCACCGCCGACCTCACGACCCCAGACAGATCCCAGCATTCCACTGGGCCAGGCGCAGCAGGCTCTTGGTGGTTTTGTCAGTGAAGGGGTAGTCGTTGCTGCGAGCTGCCTACTGAGGTCAAGTTTGGGTCTGACGATGAGGATGAGGAGTACCAGGAGGATGTTCGGGTCCGCTGTTGGAAATGAGGAACATctaaggaggggggggggagttCTTAGAGAACTGGGTTACCTTGAAAACCAtgtgtttagaaaaataaaaatatactaaatTCAACATGGTTCTAAGTGTATTGTTATATTTCACAATAGTTCCTGTACCCaggcattaaaataaatatatgatgaTTTCACCAAAGCCTGAATATCAAATGCTATGGTGTCCTCTATCTCATCCTTTCCACCCCCCTTCCTCAAACTCCCACCATCAGCACAATTTGGTTTCCCCCGTCAGCTCCCTCTCTGAGCAGCTCATCATTAACATGTATTTCGGTATAAACGCTGCTCCATAATGCATGATGCCTGCTGGTTGCAGTCGCCAGAGAACCTTGAACTTTCATAACCTCCCTTTGATTCAGACAAGGAGGTCACAGtcacatttcaattcaattcaattcaattttatttatatagcgccaaatcataacagaggttatctctgGGCACTTTCTATGTAAAGCAAGTCTAGACCGCActctttatatttacagagacccaacattcccccatgagcaagcacttggcgacagcttcaaggaaaaactccattttaacaggtaaaaaccTTGAACAGTTCCTGGCTCACGGTGAGCGGCCATCTGCCCCAACCGGTTggattgagagagaaagagagaaaagagagaaaagggggggggggggggggggcaaagcaCAGTAGacatataacataaagatgtgtaacaataatgagactaatgataaaactaataattatgataataggatgaataatagtactaataaaactaaacataataatagatgataatcataatttttgaagcagtgggtgctgagcaggatcattggggtggtttgcagtcacagatccagactctctagctccaggggcagaaatacctgcagaaagcgacaggaagatataggagagagacaagaaagcacaaaactacgggagagagaagaagtcaagttagtaacgagcattgatgccatatgaatgcgtgcaggtggagaggaagcagaggagagaggagcttggtgcataatgggaagtcccccggcacTCTAGGactatagcagcataactagggggtggttcaagccaagcctgagccagtcctaactgtaagctttatcaaaaaggaaggttttaagcctactcttcAATGTGGAGAGGATGTCTGCCTCCTGGATCCGAACCGGAAGATGGTTCTTCAGTAAGGGAACCTGacaactgaaggctctgccttgtattttacttttggagactctaggaaccacaagtaagcctgcgttctgggtTTTCTAATGGGGTAGtaaggtactatgagctctttcagatatgatggtgtctgaccattaaaggctttgtaggtgaggaggaggattttaaattctattctgaattttacagggagccaatgcagagaagctaaggAGtaatatgatctcttttcctagttcctgtcagtaccCACGCTGGcacattctggatcagctggatagtatttaaagatttgttggaacagcctgatttttgcaatgttatgtaggtgaaaaaaggcagtccttgaagtttgttttatgtgtgagtcTTTCTGAGGTGTTcggggccaagcagaataacttcagttttgtctgggtttaacagcagaaagtcaCTGGTCATCCAtctctttatgtccttaaggtatgcttgaagtttagctaactgattggaTTCACCAGGCTTCACTGTgaaatacaattgggtatcatcagcataacagTGGACGTTTGGACTGTTTCCcaataatattgcctaaaggaagcatatataagttgaatagaactggtccatGCACAGAACCTTGTCGAACTCCGTGACcaacttttgagtatatggaggatttatcgttaacatgcacaaactgaaatcgatctgtaaataggacctaaaccagcttagaacGGTTCCTTTAATCCCAATTAAATGCttcagtctctgtaataggatatgatggtcaatggtatcaaatgcagcactaaggtctaacaagacaagtacagagacaagtcctttgtccgatgcagtaagaaggtcatttgtaactttcaccgGTGCcgtctctgtgctatgatgcactctaaatcctgattggAAATCCTCAAACAAACTGActaaaagtcacacaactggtcaGCGACAGATTTCTCAAGGATATTAGATAGAAAGGGAAGGTTATATATACGGGTCTATAGTTGGATAAAAACATATTGATCAAGAGttggctttttaagaagaggtttaattagagctgttttaaaggactgcagtacatagcctgttaataaagacgTTGATTATATCTAGCAACAAGGTGCTACgtaagggtaaaacttccttaagtaGCCTACATGGGATGGGGACTAAGAGACAAGTtaatggtttagatgaagacattattgaagttagaTGGCGAAGGTcaatgggagagaaactgtctaagtatacatcaggttgcacagctgtttctaaggtgcctgtgtttgaagataagtcTGTGCCgtttgagggcaggaggtggtgaattttgtctctaatagttagaattttatcattaaaaaagctcatgaaatcgtcactactgcgagctataggaatacatggatcaatagagctatgacgCTCTGTCAGCCttgctacagtgctgaaaagaaaccgagggttgtttttattttcctctattagagatgagtaataggctgctctggcattacagagggccttcctatatcttttaagactatcatgccaggctaagcaggattcttccagtttagtagaatgccatatcctttcaagtttttgcgtTGCTTGCTTTAATATACAagtttgggagttaaaccatggagctaacctgctttgttttattatcttcttttttagagggcaatagagtcgagtgtcattctcattgagcctgcagcactatcaataagatggtcaatttgggagggactaaagttagcataggagtcctcggttatattgtaacatggcggtgaattaagtgctgatggaatcagttcctttaGCTACAGCattatcagatagacatctagaaaagacatttctgcctaatagtgtgtagtccagtaacaggaattcaaaagtaaataaatagtGGTCTGATAAAAGaagattctgtggaaagactattaaatgttcaatttccatgccataagtcagaacgaggtccagggtgtggttaaaacagtgagtgggtttatttgaACTCTGAGCAAAGCCAATTGACTCTAACAATGAGAGAATTgcagttctaaggctatcattatc is drawn from Xiphias gladius isolate SHS-SW01 ecotype Sanya breed wild chromosome 4, ASM1685928v1, whole genome shotgun sequence and contains these coding sequences:
- the fbxo16 gene encoding LOW QUALITY PROTEIN: F-box only protein 16 (The sequence of the model RefSeq protein was modified relative to this genomic sequence to represent the inferred CDS: inserted 13 bases in 8 codons; substituted 3 bases at 3 genomic stop codons) — its product is MKICSNRPSSRRSIQFPSHFGSSLRMRLIKERQLTALPPWRDSDRYPKDTLRFNYLDNLDPIQQVLKLIKCGLLNIRLLQSKAVLVNYLISQHYIDIFSLTEIWLSXDEYVNLNXATPPSNINTHIPRGTSQGGGVAAIFNSSLIINPKPKLNYNXFDGXLSLTHPSWTTLKPVLFVIMYRAPSLYSEFLSEFSEFLSSLDLSTDKVIIVGDFNIHMDVDNDSLRTAILSLLESIGFAQSSNKPTHCFNHTLDLVLTYGMEIEHLIVFPQNLLLSDHYLFTFEFLLLDYTLLGRNVFSRCLSDNAVXLKELIPSALNSPPCYNITEDSYANFSPSQIDHLIDSAAGSMRMTLDSIXPLKKKIIKQSRLAPWFNSQTCILKQATQKLERIWHSTKLEESCLAWHDSLKRYRKALCNARAAYYSSLIEENKNNPRFLFSTVARLTERHSSIDPCIPIARSSDDFMSFFNDKILTIRDKIHHLLPSNGTDLSSNTGTLETAVQPDVYLDSFSPIDLRHLTSIMSSSKPLTCLLVPIPCRLLKEVLPLRSTLLLDIINXSLLTGYVLQSFKTALIKPLLKKPTLDQYVFIQLXTRIYNLPFLSNILEKSVADQLCDFXVSLFEDFQSGFRVHHSTETAPVKVTNDLLTASDKGLVSVLVLLDLSAAFDTIDHHILLQRLKHLIGIKGTVLSWFRSYLXDRFQFVHVNDKSSIYSKVGHGVRQGSVHGPVLFNLYMLPLGNIIGKQSXNVHCYADDTQLYFTVKPGESNQLAKLQAYLKDIKRWMTSDFLLLNPDKTEVILLGPEHLRKTHT